The following proteins are encoded in a genomic region of Thermococcus henrietii:
- the proS gene encoding proline--tRNA ligase: MGKVKREKWSNEFSEWYNELLETAGIIDKRYPVKGMNVWLPYGLKIMRNIEAFIRAEMDRTGHEEVLFPALIPETEFQKEAEHIKGFEDEVYWVTHAGLDPLDVRLILRPTSETAMYSMFSLWIRSHADLPFKVYQIVNVYRYETKHTRPLIRVREISRFFEAHTAHDSFEDAERQIKEDLEIFDRLAKFLALPYIISKRPDWDKFPGAFYSLGAEIMMPDGRTLQIGTMHNYKQNFAKAYNIQYETESGDHEYAHQTTFGMSERLLAAVIAVHGDDSGMVLPPTIAPIQVVIVPIPKKDASVDVFAYAREIAEELRKAGFRVHVDERDIRPGRKYYDWELKGVPLRIEVGPRDVEGRKAVLARRDTLEKVTVERDAIVGEVKKTLDAIHENLYNRAKEFLESHIKRVDTIEEAKAVFEDRRGIVEIPWCGDEECGLKMEEELDAKMLGTPYPEEKAREGIEGKKCPVCGREAKFVARFARTY; this comes from the coding sequence ATGGGGAAGGTAAAGCGTGAGAAGTGGAGCAACGAGTTCAGCGAGTGGTACAACGAGCTTCTCGAAACGGCAGGAATTATCGACAAGCGCTACCCGGTCAAGGGAATGAACGTCTGGCTTCCGTACGGGCTGAAAATCATGCGTAACATCGAGGCATTCATAAGGGCCGAGATGGACAGGACCGGGCACGAGGAAGTTCTGTTTCCGGCGCTCATTCCTGAAACCGAGTTCCAGAAGGAGGCTGAGCACATAAAGGGCTTCGAGGACGAGGTTTACTGGGTAACGCATGCAGGTCTCGACCCCCTCGACGTCAGGCTCATTCTGAGGCCCACGAGCGAAACTGCCATGTACTCCATGTTCTCCCTCTGGATTCGCTCCCACGCGGATTTGCCCTTCAAGGTCTACCAGATAGTCAACGTCTACCGCTACGAAACCAAACACACGAGGCCGCTCATTCGGGTCCGCGAGATAAGCCGCTTTTTTGAGGCCCATACTGCCCACGACAGCTTCGAAGATGCCGAGAGGCAGATAAAGGAGGACCTTGAGATATTCGACCGCCTCGCGAAGTTCTTAGCTTTACCCTACATAATCTCCAAGAGACCCGATTGGGACAAGTTCCCCGGTGCCTTCTACTCGCTCGGCGCCGAGATAATGATGCCCGACGGGAGGACGCTCCAGATAGGTACGATGCACAACTACAAGCAGAACTTCGCCAAGGCCTACAACATCCAGTACGAGACTGAGAGTGGCGACCACGAGTATGCCCACCAGACGACCTTTGGAATGAGCGAGCGCCTTTTAGCGGCGGTCATAGCGGTTCACGGCGATGACAGCGGAATGGTTCTCCCGCCGACGATAGCGCCGATTCAAGTCGTTATCGTGCCCATTCCGAAGAAAGACGCGAGCGTTGACGTCTTCGCCTACGCGAGGGAAATTGCTGAAGAGCTGAGGAAGGCCGGCTTCCGCGTCCACGTTGACGAGCGCGACATAAGGCCGGGGAGGAAGTACTACGACTGGGAGCTGAAGGGCGTTCCCCTCCGCATAGAGGTCGGCCCGAGGGACGTCGAGGGAAGGAAAGCCGTCCTCGCGAGGCGCGACACCCTCGAGAAGGTAACCGTCGAGCGCGATGCCATCGTCGGGGAAGTGAAGAAGACCCTCGACGCGATTCACGAAAACCTCTACAACCGCGCCAAGGAGTTCCTTGAGAGTCACATCAAGCGCGTTGACACTATTGAGGAAGCCAAGGCCGTCTTCGAGGACAGGCGCGGCATAGTCGAGATTCCCTGGTGCGGTGACGAGGAGTGCGGGCTTAAAATGGAAGAGGAGCTTGACGCGAAGATGCTCGGAACGCCTTACCCGGAGGAGAAGGCCAGAGAGGGCATCGAAGGCAAGAAGTGCCCGGTCTGCGGCAGGGAGGCGAAGTTCGTGGCGAGGTTCGCGAGGACCTACTGA
- a CDS encoding 2-hydroxyacid dehydrogenase, producing the protein MRPKVAVLFKMKSKPLEELKKWADVDVILYPSVEELKEVIGKYDGLIVSPLNPVPGEVLEKAERLKVISCHSAGYDHVDIETATKKGIYVTKVAGVLSEAVAEFAVGLTVALLRKIAYADRFIRSGKWDSHRTVWSGFKGIETVYGKKIGILGMGAIGKAIARRMKAMGTEILYWSRSRKPDIEEEVGARYLPLDDVLRESEVVILALPATKETYHIINEDRLKLLEGKYLVNIGRGTLVDEEALVKALKDGKLKGYATDVFENEPVQEHELFDYEWETVLTPHYAGLSKEAMEDMGFQAVRNLLAVLRGEVPETLVNREVLKVRPPEEVKML; encoded by the coding sequence ATGAGGCCGAAGGTGGCCGTCCTCTTCAAGATGAAGAGCAAACCCCTTGAGGAACTCAAGAAATGGGCGGACGTTGACGTTATCCTCTACCCGAGCGTTGAGGAGCTTAAAGAGGTCATCGGGAAGTACGACGGGCTGATAGTTTCCCCGCTCAACCCGGTTCCAGGCGAAGTCCTTGAGAAAGCTGAAAGGCTGAAGGTCATAAGCTGTCACTCGGCCGGCTACGACCACGTTGACATCGAGACTGCAACCAAGAAGGGAATCTACGTCACCAAAGTGGCCGGTGTTCTCAGCGAGGCGGTGGCGGAGTTCGCCGTCGGCTTAACTGTAGCGCTTCTGAGAAAAATAGCCTACGCCGACAGGTTCATTCGCTCTGGAAAGTGGGACTCCCACAGGACTGTCTGGAGCGGTTTCAAGGGCATCGAGACGGTTTACGGCAAAAAGATTGGAATCCTCGGTATGGGGGCGATAGGAAAGGCAATAGCGCGGAGAATGAAGGCGATGGGGACGGAGATACTCTATTGGTCTCGCTCGCGGAAGCCCGATATCGAGGAGGAAGTTGGTGCGAGGTACCTTCCCCTTGATGACGTGCTGAGGGAGAGCGAGGTCGTGATTTTAGCCCTCCCAGCGACGAAGGAAACCTATCACATCATCAACGAGGATAGGCTGAAGCTTCTTGAGGGGAAGTATCTGGTGAACATCGGGCGCGGAACCCTCGTCGATGAAGAGGCCCTCGTTAAGGCCCTCAAAGATGGTAAGCTGAAGGGCTACGCGACCGACGTCTTTGAGAACGAGCCGGTTCAGGAGCACGAGCTTTTCGACTACGAGTGGGAGACTGTTTTAACGCCCCACTACGCCGGCCTCTCGAAGGAGGCTATGGAGGACATGGGGTTCCAGGCCGTAAGAAACCTTCTGGCCGTTCTGCGCGGTGAGGTTCCGGAGACGCTCGTGAATCGCGAAGTCCTGAAGGTTCGTCCGCCTGAGGAAGTAAAGATGCTCTGA
- a CDS encoding M42 family metallopeptidase, producing MLVEELREITAIPGISGYEEKVREKIGEWLEPYADYTVDTIGNLIVELGEGELKGIFMAHMDEIGLLITGIRPDGKLTFRKVGGIDDRLLYGRHLDVVTENGKLDGVIGALPVHLNLERKFDTVPWSKLAIDIGAENREEAEKLGVKVLDYAVFKKHFAVLNDRYVSTRSLDDRFGVVALIEAIKDLVDHDLDGRWIFAFTVQEEVGLKGAKFLAERYSPKYAFAVDSFACCAELTGDVRLGGGAVIRAVDNSAIYTRKLARRVAEIASRNGIPLQVGVTGGGTDASAFQHKSEVLALSVPMKYLHSEVETLHLGDLEALIKLIEAITFEL from the coding sequence ATGCTTGTCGAGGAATTGAGGGAGATAACAGCTATCCCTGGAATTTCCGGCTACGAGGAAAAGGTCAGGGAGAAGATAGGCGAGTGGCTCGAACCCTACGCCGACTACACCGTCGATACAATCGGCAATCTCATAGTTGAACTCGGCGAAGGCGAGCTGAAAGGCATTTTCATGGCCCACATGGACGAGATAGGGCTTCTGATTACCGGAATAAGGCCCGACGGGAAGCTCACCTTCAGGAAAGTTGGCGGGATAGACGACAGACTGCTCTACGGCAGGCACCTCGACGTTGTAACCGAGAACGGAAAGCTCGACGGCGTTATTGGAGCACTTCCGGTTCATCTCAACCTCGAGAGGAAGTTTGACACCGTTCCGTGGAGCAAACTAGCGATAGACATCGGGGCTGAAAACCGTGAAGAGGCCGAGAAGCTCGGCGTCAAAGTCCTCGATTATGCTGTCTTCAAGAAGCACTTCGCGGTTCTCAACGACCGCTACGTCTCGACCCGCTCCCTCGACGACCGCTTCGGGGTTGTGGCACTGATTGAGGCGATAAAGGACCTGGTCGACCACGATTTGGACGGCAGGTGGATTTTCGCCTTCACCGTTCAGGAGGAGGTCGGGCTTAAGGGTGCCAAATTCCTCGCGGAGCGCTACTCGCCGAAGTACGCCTTCGCAGTGGATTCCTTCGCCTGCTGTGCGGAGCTAACCGGCGATGTCAGGCTCGGTGGAGGAGCCGTCATAAGGGCCGTGGACAACTCGGCCATCTACACGAGGAAGCTGGCGAGAAGAGTGGCGGAGATAGCCTCGCGCAACGGGATTCCCCTCCAGGTAGGAGTTACGGGCGGTGGAACTGATGCTTCCGCCTTTCAGCACAAGAGCGAGGTTCTGGCTTTGAGTGTCCCGATGAAGTACCTCCACAGCGAGGTCGAGACGCTCCATCTCGGCGACCTCGAGGCACTGATAAAGCTGATTGAGGCCATAACCTTCGAGCTGTAG
- a CDS encoding sulfite exporter TauE/SafE family protein encodes MLKYLGYFAVGVFIGILAALFGLGGGFLIVPTLNLLGVEMHHAVGTSSAAVVFTSLSSAIAYSRQKRIHYKVGLLLASTAVIGAYIGAWLTSFISASQLKVIFGLALIVVAVRIYRKKTAEPSEVKLEDVRVNYKLVPVGGFFAGIASGLLGVGGGIINVPFLTYLGLPIHYAVATSSFAIVFTATAGALKHYAMGNVETQWLVLLVPGLILGAQVGARIAKRTKASSLKKAFAVVMFLLALRMILKGLGFAVP; translated from the coding sequence ATGCTGAAATACCTCGGCTACTTCGCTGTCGGTGTCTTCATTGGAATCCTCGCGGCACTGTTCGGCCTCGGAGGGGGCTTCCTGATAGTGCCAACCCTCAACCTGCTCGGCGTCGAGATGCACCACGCGGTAGGAACTTCCAGCGCGGCGGTTGTTTTCACTTCGCTTAGCTCGGCTATTGCATACTCAAGGCAGAAGAGGATACACTACAAGGTCGGACTTCTGCTGGCTTCGACCGCCGTCATAGGCGCCTACATAGGGGCATGGCTCACATCGTTCATCAGCGCCTCCCAGCTGAAGGTCATCTTCGGGCTAGCGCTCATCGTTGTCGCCGTCAGGATATACAGGAAAAAGACTGCCGAGCCGAGCGAGGTCAAACTCGAGGACGTTAGGGTGAACTACAAGCTCGTTCCGGTCGGTGGATTCTTCGCGGGAATCGCGAGCGGTCTGCTCGGCGTTGGTGGCGGAATAATCAACGTGCCCTTCCTGACCTACCTCGGCCTGCCAATTCACTACGCCGTCGCAACCTCAAGCTTCGCGATTGTCTTCACCGCAACGGCAGGAGCTCTCAAGCACTACGCGATGGGCAACGTGGAGACGCAGTGGCTCGTCCTCCTCGTGCCGGGTCTAATACTGGGGGCGCAGGTAGGGGCCAGAATAGCCAAGAGAACGAAGGCGAGCAGTCTGAAAAAGGCCTTCGCCGTCGTGATGTTCCTCCTGGCCCTGAGGATGATTCTCAAGGGTCTCGGCTTCGCGGTTCCGTGA
- a CDS encoding sulfite exporter TauE/SafE family protein — MSNYALYFAVGVTVGIVSALFGLGGGFVLVPVLNILGVSIHQAVGTSSAAVVFTALSSTIAYSRRGMIHYKTGVLLSIPAIIGAYLGAVMTTYVTPGELKVIFGVTLLFVAYRIYTKETAELGDLAVSEVKIDYRLVPIGGFFSGIASGLLGVGGGIINVPFLVWLGMPMHYAVATSSFAIVFTSASSALKHYMLGNVELHWLVLLVPGLIIGAQLGARLAERVKASSLKRAFAIVMVILALRMIVSGLR; from the coding sequence ATGAGCAATTACGCCCTCTACTTCGCCGTGGGTGTAACTGTTGGAATCGTTTCTGCCCTCTTCGGCTTAGGCGGTGGCTTCGTCCTCGTTCCGGTTCTCAACATCCTTGGCGTCAGCATTCACCAGGCCGTCGGGACTTCGAGCGCGGCAGTGGTCTTCACGGCCCTCAGCTCGACGATAGCCTACTCGAGAAGGGGAATGATTCACTACAAGACAGGCGTCCTGCTTTCGATTCCTGCCATCATCGGAGCCTACCTTGGGGCTGTCATGACAACCTACGTGACCCCCGGTGAGCTCAAGGTAATCTTCGGTGTGACCCTCCTGTTCGTCGCTTACAGGATTTACACGAAGGAAACCGCGGAGCTGGGTGATTTGGCGGTTTCAGAGGTAAAAATTGACTATCGCCTCGTTCCAATCGGCGGGTTTTTCTCGGGGATTGCCAGCGGTCTCCTGGGGGTTGGTGGCGGAATAATCAACGTACCATTCCTCGTGTGGCTCGGCATGCCAATGCACTATGCCGTCGCGACTTCGAGCTTTGCCATAGTGTTCACCTCCGCGAGTAGCGCCCTCAAGCACTATATGCTGGGTAACGTTGAACTCCACTGGCTCGTCCTCCTCGTGCCCGGCCTGATAATCGGGGCACAGCTCGGCGCGAGGCTCGCGGAGAGGGTTAAGGCGTCCTCCCTAAAGAGGGCCTTCGCGATTGTGATGGTAATCCTGGCTTTGAGGATGATAGTGAGCGGTTTGAGGTGA
- a CDS encoding helix-turn-helix transcriptional regulator codes for MRRLRCTALVFALLLLASPVLAQETVKLFVYEDGYVKVEISIVPNNYTEPLIVPVTEHAQDIIVEDSRGNPIDFQETNGSLLIYPGNAELVRISYYTPDLTSKRGIVWTVNFSSEVPFEVVLPDGAVIVDLSDIPLRINGTSITMPPGNQSVSYIIENPPTGKNQKSGAPEVLLAFGGAVLVGGVFFIWRRNRSGNDGGETKADPIEEALESDELREEEKLALKYLLEHGGRASQAEIRDALGIPKTTAWRMFKRLEEKGLVRIIRGRKENWVELKR; via the coding sequence ATGAGAAGGCTTCGATGCACGGCGCTCGTCTTCGCACTGCTTCTGCTGGCTTCCCCGGTCCTCGCCCAGGAGACCGTAAAGCTCTTCGTTTACGAGGACGGTTACGTCAAGGTGGAAATTTCGATAGTGCCGAATAACTACACCGAACCGCTAATCGTGCCGGTTACCGAACACGCCCAAGACATCATCGTTGAGGACTCCCGGGGAAACCCCATCGATTTCCAGGAGACCAACGGGTCCCTTCTGATTTATCCCGGAAATGCTGAGCTCGTTAGGATTTCCTACTACACCCCCGACCTCACCTCCAAGAGGGGAATAGTCTGGACGGTTAACTTCTCCTCCGAGGTCCCCTTTGAGGTTGTCCTCCCCGATGGTGCCGTCATCGTTGATTTGAGCGATATCCCCCTTCGAATAAACGGAACCTCCATAACGATGCCTCCGGGCAACCAGAGCGTCTCCTACATCATTGAAAACCCCCCAACTGGCAAGAACCAGAAAAGCGGTGCCCCCGAAGTCCTCCTGGCCTTTGGCGGGGCTGTTCTTGTCGGAGGAGTGTTTTTCATATGGCGGAGGAACCGGTCCGGAAACGATGGCGGTGAGACCAAAGCTGACCCCATTGAAGAGGCCCTTGAAAGCGACGAGCTGAGGGAGGAGGAAAAGCTTGCGCTGAAGTACCTGCTGGAGCACGGCGGACGGGCCAGTCAGGCGGAGATAAGGGACGCGCTCGGCATTCCGAAGACAACCGCCTGGAGGATGTTCAAGCGCCTCGAGGAGAAGGGACTCGTGAGAATCATCCGGGGGAGGAAAGAGAACTGGGTGGAGTTGAAGCGTTAG
- a CDS encoding helix-turn-helix transcriptional regulator yields MKPVKRCPMLLIVVLLLAPHVAAQSIKSVEVSVYTSGYAKVTEVLTPPNYSVAVEVPLLSENVTGLSVLDENGKPLLFEKNGSVLTVYVLNSTTRITVTYFTDSLTSKEGKVWNLTYSFPYPVTIKLPPGAVVVDLSDVPLTITSNSITMPPGNQSVSYILPPPTTSTTSSPSPTQTPTTTTTSSTSSTSPSTTSSTSSPVATPSTSTTPSEPSTPASSGGRNMLPIIGFLAVVGIPAVAYWARNRKHPGGLPISKDELKEKLEAMGLTDEEINALLYVYDQGGKAKQADVRKALGIPKTTAWRMFKRLEERGLVRVYKRGKENWVELVL; encoded by the coding sequence GTGAAGCCGGTGAAAAGGTGCCCGATGCTTTTGATTGTGGTTCTCCTGCTCGCCCCTCACGTGGCTGCCCAATCAATAAAATCGGTTGAAGTTTCAGTCTACACAAGCGGTTACGCTAAGGTTACCGAAGTTCTCACCCCTCCAAACTACTCCGTGGCCGTCGAGGTGCCCCTTCTAAGCGAGAACGTTACAGGCCTCTCCGTTCTGGACGAGAACGGAAAACCGCTCCTCTTTGAGAAGAACGGGAGCGTTCTAACGGTTTACGTCCTCAACTCAACCACCCGGATAACCGTTACCTACTTCACCGACTCCCTGACTTCAAAGGAGGGAAAGGTCTGGAACCTGACCTACAGCTTCCCGTACCCCGTTACAATCAAGCTCCCGCCCGGTGCCGTTGTTGTTGATTTGAGCGACGTTCCCCTCACGATAACCTCGAACTCGATAACGATGCCCCCGGGCAACCAGAGCGTCTCCTACATTCTCCCGCCCCCGACGACATCAACGACGTCATCCCCCTCGCCCACTCAAACACCCACCACGACCACCACGTCGAGCACGTCATCAACGTCCCCGAGCACGACCTCAAGCACATCCTCACCAGTAGCAACTCCCTCAACGAGCACCACCCCCAGCGAGCCGAGCACTCCCGCGTCCTCCGGCGGAAGGAACATGCTCCCGATAATCGGCTTCCTGGCGGTCGTGGGCATTCCCGCGGTTGCATACTGGGCGAGGAACAGGAAACACCCGGGAGGTCTTCCAATCTCAAAGGACGAGCTCAAGGAAAAGCTTGAAGCGATGGGTCTTACCGACGAGGAAATCAACGCGCTCCTCTACGTCTACGACCAGGGCGGAAAGGCCAAGCAGGCCGACGTCAGGAAGGCACTCGGGATTCCGAAGACGACTGCCTGGAGGATGTTCAAGCGCCTCGAGGAGAGGGGCCTCGTGCGTGTCTATAAGAGGGGGAAGGAGAACTGGGTGGAGCTGGTACTTTAA